Proteins encoded by one window of Kribbella flavida DSM 17836:
- a CDS encoding lipase yields MNHHARRTGPAARLLGLVTTVFALTAGGLAVVPGAQAAENPYERGPAPTTSSIEAARGPFATSQQSVSRAVVSGFGGGTIYYPTSTAEGTFGAVAIAPGYTAAQSSMSWLGPRLASQGFVVFTIDTLSRYDQPSSRGDQLLAALDYLTQRSSVRTRIDASRLGVMGHSMGGGGSLEASKDRPALQAAIPLTPWNTTKNWSGNRVPTLIVGAQNDSVASVTTHAEPFYNSLPSTPDKAYLELAGASHFAPNTSNTTIAKYSISWLKRFVDDDTRYEQFLCPAPTGDRAISEYRDTCPSS; encoded by the coding sequence ATGAATCACCATGCGCGCAGAACAGGACCGGCCGCGCGGCTGCTAGGTCTGGTCACCACGGTGTTTGCCCTCACCGCCGGCGGCCTGGCCGTCGTGCCGGGAGCGCAAGCGGCCGAGAACCCGTACGAACGCGGGCCTGCCCCGACGACCTCCAGCATCGAGGCCGCTCGTGGCCCGTTCGCGACGTCGCAGCAGTCCGTCTCCCGGGCCGTCGTCAGTGGTTTCGGCGGCGGCACCATCTACTACCCGACCAGCACCGCCGAGGGCACCTTCGGCGCCGTCGCGATCGCGCCCGGCTACACCGCCGCCCAGTCGAGCATGAGCTGGCTCGGTCCGCGGCTGGCGTCGCAGGGCTTCGTGGTCTTCACGATCGACACCCTGTCGCGGTACGACCAGCCGTCCAGCCGGGGCGACCAGTTGCTCGCGGCCCTGGACTACCTCACCCAGCGCAGCTCGGTCCGGACCCGGATCGACGCCTCCCGGCTGGGCGTGATGGGCCACTCGATGGGCGGCGGCGGCAGCCTCGAGGCGTCCAAGGACCGGCCGGCCCTGCAGGCGGCGATCCCGCTGACGCCGTGGAACACGACCAAGAACTGGTCCGGCAACCGGGTGCCGACCCTGATCGTCGGCGCGCAGAACGACTCGGTGGCGTCCGTCACCACCCACGCCGAGCCCTTCTACAACAGCCTTCCCAGCACTCCGGACAAGGCGTACCTCGAACTCGCCGGCGCCTCGCACTTCGCCCCCAACACGTCGAACACGACGATCGCGAAGTACAGCATTTCCTGGCTCAAGCGGTTCGTCGACGACGACACCCGCTACGAGCAGTTCCTCTGCCCGGCTCCGACCGGCGACCGCGCCATCTCGGAGTACCGCGACACCTGCCCCAGCAGCTGA